The following proteins are encoded in a genomic region of Cystobacter fuscus DSM 2262:
- a CDS encoding hybrid non-ribosomal peptide synthetase/type I polyketide synthase, producing the protein MNLGELLQELAHHGIKLSVEGENLAVDAPSGEIPAGLREKLVANKAALLALLAEQHAPLADSPPQAVPRPEERYEPFPMTEIQQAYSVGRQAGLEMNAAMHAFNEIDCSELDLARFEEAWNQVIARHEMLRAVALPEFQQRILPTVPRYQIPVEDLRGWSQEEAEARFLAIRERLSQQVLSLEQWPLFELRVCLLDNGRARLFMSVDGTFIDGYSFQILYRELVHFYKHPGVPPTPARLELSFRDYALAVHQARGARHARSLEYWRSRLPNLPPAPDLPLERDPSTLRRPRFRRWFERLEPEVWQRLKQRARARRLTEPELLLAAYAEIIARWSRSPRFTLNVPHFNRLPIHPQVNDIIGTFASFTLIEVDHRPERSFTERALAIREQLLLALEHREVSGVELLRELFRLQGKISGAIMPVVMTSFASHSKSRDSHWVDFLANEFGELIEALTQTPQVWIDLQIVYQQGGVFLNWDVAEELFPPGMIEDMFASFCALLRRLSEDDGAWEQGGVDTLPARQRELFSRVNGTVRPLSGQLLHTGFFRNAAARPEALALVSSTVSLSYGELARRSSRLGHALRERGTAPNRIVAVVMEKGWEQVVAVLGILSSGAAYLPIDAGLPLERRSYMMENSGATWVVTQPKFAQEPWPEGTQVLVITPEAFSEYSDAPLSPVQRPEDLAHILYTSGSTGQPNGAMLTHAGMVNAIEWTNRKFGVGPDDRLIALSALHHDFSVYDIFGILSAGGAMVMPGASTRRDPSHWAELMAQHGVTIWSTVPAMMEMLLTYLEGGNVRLSCPLRHVMLGGDWIAVTMPSRLRARFGDVKVVSVGGPTETSLWNITHPVVEADERRRSIPYGKPIPNTKYYVLDEHLDERPIWVPGELCCAGIGVAKGYVGAGAGSKKFTVHPRTGERIYRTGDLGRYLPDGTIEFLGRVDFQLSIRGQRIEPGEIEAALLQEPSIQAAVVGAVGEHHEKRLVAYVVPVEVKRGIDTQRIRAFLARKLPEHMVPATYVVLEALPLTRNAKVDRRMLPHPDQVPQAKKSVERSPAVAGGGGETRALQRSLAKVVGEVFGVPEVPPERNFFELGANSVHLVKLHLRLKEELGVLVPVVDLFGHPTVRALLEYLGATGAELKPEASSEPEVEAPPKQEGQDIAIIGMAGRFPGAANLEQFWRNLVEGVESISTFTDDELLAAGVSAAAFQDPRYVRASAVVDGFDQFDADFFSFTHREARSLDPQQRVFLECAWEALEHAGYPPNGCEAVVGVYAGKSVSHYRYPYPDLTRPISFFQDLVTQDKDFLATQVSYKLDLRGPSVNLQTACSTSLVSISAACDALLNGSCDMALAGGVALKVPHRVGYLFEEGSVFSGDGHCRPFDSRTSGTVPGSGAGVVVLKRLSQARADGDRILAVIKGSAVNNDGHRKVGFMAPGLRGQVDVVRGALQRAGVDPRTVSYIEAHGTGTALGDPIEVAALTQVFGAEGTPRSCGLGSVKSNIGHLDSAAGIAGLIKVVLALQHRTLPPSLHFEQPNPRIDFQRSPFYVVNEATPWVVENGPRRAGVSSFGIGGTNAHVVLEEAPPSLVEAGEPRVDRSRHVLALSARSEAALLQLAGHYRALLEGSEVSLADVCFSANTGRTAFEHRLSVVGSDRRRVAELLGAAERKEAHPGLVQGTIDPKQSAKVAFLFSGQGSQYVGAARELYQVHPGFRRRIDAFDELLRAYWDRSLLSVLYAEPGQASPIDQLDYAQPVIFVLEYALAELWMSWGIQPDVLLGHSTGELAAACIAGVFSVEDGLKLAVHRGRLINKLPAGGNIAVSAGEAEMRELLSRGGWTSSIAALNSPDNVVISGVPGEIDALAHELEERGFKVKRLNIPRAAHSAMAEAILPEFRAVASTIRYSRPSIPMISGMTGESITEGITDPEYWCSQIRNPVRFADGVASLHRDGIRVFVEIGPKATLLGMAARCLPEGEGTWLPSLRQDDGGWQQMLESLSGLFVRGARVDWAAFDASYSRRKVAIPTYPFQRQRFWEEGAGLQRPNGRSMSQAEHPLLGNRVPLAVLEAGELLFETTLGPSAPGFLGQHRVFGTPTLPATAYVEMALAAGASLLGTRELGLTGLSILGAMTFPRDSERRVQCAVKRTENGRAEVRIFSRAVDGTEEGWSLHATGILSVSREDETPAAEQSFEGVLAELRAAPLVENYYQRAQDFGVDFGPEFRGLTELRQAGEQLLGRIEKPAELGSSGAWFAHPALLDACLQVVGGAYPDSDGSELYVPMNIESLVLSGGLEDGVWSHAVVRPLDEARKRLRADVHLFGGDGRLRARVRGLELQRTSREALSAAVATSLDDWLYERRWEPLALEGTAPTSPVGGSGPCLILADRAGLGRQLARELERDGRTCFLVFQGPVARRIDETSFEVPGEPAALAEALRALDLPGSLSDAILLWGLDGPDAERLEEENLGQAALLGCGGGLGLLQYLIGRGYSNAVWLVSRGAQPVATGQPLPGIAQSLLWGMTRPLAIEASELDCRCVDLDPRGEAKTQVDALVQEIRRRSKVADNQVAWRDGRYVARLRRAEARTLVASPVARTELFRPDRSYLVAGGLGRLGLLTAELLVHRGARNLVLTGRGPVGPDAAERLARLRELGARVEYRQTDIADYGQLAELLREIAREIAPLGGVFHSAGVLDDGVLRQQSWERFEKVLRPKMRGAWNLHLLTAGLALEHFVLFSSVASLVGSAGQANHCAAAAFEDALAHHRRALGLPGLSINWGVWAGDAGARVDVSEQARTPGFGVIPKQQGVRALEVLLTARVAQAGVAAIDWAVFGSGRPAPYDAELRQKAGGRTVARATFLEKLAEAPVAHRRKLLMDYLREQVAWMRGLGSSETIDPEQGFHEMGIDSLAALQLKNRLQTGLGLSLPATLVFNYPTTEKLAEQLVNTFIPLEFAREEAPGPMEDVPAEQALQGLSEANLAHMLAEQLSKMN; encoded by the coding sequence ATGAACCTGGGAGAACTCCTTCAGGAGTTGGCCCACCACGGCATCAAGCTGTCGGTGGAAGGCGAGAACCTGGCGGTCGACGCCCCCTCCGGCGAAATCCCAGCAGGGCTGCGCGAGAAGCTCGTGGCGAACAAGGCGGCGCTGCTGGCCCTCCTGGCCGAGCAGCACGCGCCTCTGGCGGACTCCCCACCGCAAGCCGTGCCCCGGCCCGAGGAACGGTACGAGCCGTTCCCCATGACCGAGATCCAGCAGGCCTATAGCGTGGGCCGGCAGGCAGGGCTCGAGATGAACGCGGCGATGCACGCGTTCAACGAGATAGACTGTAGCGAGCTGGATCTGGCGCGTTTCGAGGAGGCCTGGAACCAGGTCATCGCCCGCCACGAGATGCTGCGCGCGGTGGCGCTCCCCGAGTTCCAGCAACGCATCCTGCCCACCGTCCCGCGCTACCAGATCCCGGTGGAGGATCTGCGCGGATGGAGCCAGGAGGAGGCGGAGGCGCGGTTCCTGGCCATCCGCGAGCGGCTGTCCCAGCAGGTGCTGTCACTCGAGCAGTGGCCCTTGTTCGAGCTGCGCGTGTGCCTGCTCGACAACGGCCGGGCGCGCCTCTTCATGAGCGTCGATGGAACCTTCATCGACGGCTACAGCTTCCAGATCCTCTATCGGGAGCTGGTGCACTTCTACAAGCACCCCGGGGTGCCTCCCACGCCCGCGCGGCTCGAGCTGTCGTTCCGGGACTACGCGCTGGCCGTGCATCAGGCGCGTGGAGCGCGCCATGCGCGGTCCCTGGAGTACTGGCGGTCCCGCCTGCCCAACCTCCCACCGGCGCCGGATCTCCCACTCGAGCGGGATCCCAGCACGCTGCGGCGTCCCCGCTTCCGCCGCTGGTTCGAGCGCCTGGAGCCCGAGGTGTGGCAGCGCCTCAAGCAGCGCGCGCGCGCGCGCCGCCTGACGGAGCCGGAGTTGCTGCTGGCGGCCTATGCCGAGATCATCGCCCGCTGGAGCCGGAGCCCCCGCTTCACGCTCAACGTCCCGCACTTCAACCGCCTGCCGATCCATCCGCAGGTCAATGACATCATCGGGACCTTCGCCAGCTTCACCTTGATCGAGGTGGATCACCGGCCGGAGCGCAGCTTCACCGAGCGGGCGCTGGCGATCCGTGAGCAGCTCCTCCTCGCGCTCGAGCACCGCGAGGTGAGCGGCGTCGAGCTGCTGCGAGAGCTGTTCCGGCTCCAGGGCAAGATCTCCGGCGCGATCATGCCGGTGGTCATGACGAGCTTCGCCTCCCACTCCAAGAGCCGGGACTCCCACTGGGTCGACTTCCTGGCGAACGAGTTCGGCGAGCTCATCGAGGCGCTCACCCAGACACCCCAGGTGTGGATTGATCTGCAGATCGTCTACCAGCAGGGCGGCGTCTTCCTGAACTGGGACGTGGCGGAGGAGCTGTTCCCGCCCGGCATGATCGAGGACATGTTCGCCAGCTTCTGCGCGCTGCTCCGCCGCCTGTCGGAGGACGACGGGGCCTGGGAGCAGGGGGGCGTGGACACCTTGCCCGCCCGGCAACGCGAGCTGTTCTCTCGTGTCAACGGCACGGTCCGCCCGCTGAGCGGACAGCTGCTCCATACCGGCTTCTTCCGGAATGCCGCCGCGCGGCCGGAGGCGCTGGCGCTGGTCTCGTCGACCGTCTCGCTGAGCTACGGCGAGCTGGCCCGTCGCTCCAGCCGGCTCGGGCACGCGCTGCGTGAGCGAGGGACCGCGCCCAACCGCATCGTCGCGGTGGTGATGGAGAAGGGGTGGGAGCAGGTCGTGGCCGTGCTGGGAATCCTGAGCTCCGGCGCGGCCTACCTGCCCATCGACGCCGGGCTGCCGCTCGAGCGCCGCTCCTACATGATGGAGAACAGTGGCGCCACGTGGGTGGTGACCCAGCCGAAGTTCGCCCAGGAGCCGTGGCCGGAAGGCACCCAGGTCCTGGTCATCACTCCCGAGGCCTTCAGCGAGTACAGCGATGCGCCGCTGTCGCCCGTGCAGCGCCCCGAGGACCTCGCGCACATCCTCTACACCTCGGGCTCCACGGGCCAGCCCAACGGGGCGATGCTCACCCACGCGGGGATGGTCAACGCGATCGAGTGGACGAACCGGAAGTTCGGCGTGGGGCCGGACGACCGACTCATCGCCCTCAGCGCGCTCCATCATGACTTCTCCGTCTATGACATCTTCGGGATCCTGAGCGCGGGCGGCGCGATGGTGATGCCGGGCGCCTCCACGCGCCGCGATCCCTCGCACTGGGCCGAGCTCATGGCCCAGCACGGCGTCACGATCTGGAGCACCGTGCCGGCGATGATGGAGATGCTGCTGACGTACCTCGAGGGAGGCAACGTCCGGCTCTCCTGTCCGCTGAGGCACGTGATGCTCGGCGGAGACTGGATCGCCGTCACCATGCCCTCGCGGCTGCGAGCCCGATTCGGCGATGTGAAGGTGGTGAGCGTCGGAGGCCCGACCGAAACCTCGCTGTGGAACATCACCCACCCCGTGGTGGAGGCGGACGAGCGCCGCCGCAGCATCCCGTACGGAAAGCCGATCCCCAATACGAAGTACTACGTGCTGGACGAGCATCTGGACGAGCGGCCCATCTGGGTACCGGGCGAGCTGTGCTGCGCGGGCATCGGCGTGGCGAAGGGCTACGTCGGCGCGGGGGCGGGCTCGAAGAAGTTCACCGTCCATCCGCGCACCGGGGAGCGCATCTATCGCACGGGCGATCTCGGGCGCTACCTGCCCGACGGGACCATCGAGTTCCTGGGTCGCGTCGACTTCCAGCTCTCCATCCGGGGCCAGCGCATCGAGCCAGGCGAGATCGAGGCCGCCCTGTTGCAGGAGCCGAGCATCCAGGCGGCCGTGGTGGGGGCCGTTGGCGAGCACCATGAGAAGCGGCTCGTCGCCTATGTCGTCCCCGTGGAGGTGAAGCGGGGAATCGACACCCAGCGGATCCGCGCGTTCCTGGCGCGCAAGCTGCCGGAGCACATGGTGCCGGCGACCTATGTCGTGCTGGAGGCCCTGCCGCTGACCCGCAACGCCAAGGTGGATCGTCGGATGCTGCCGCATCCGGATCAGGTCCCCCAGGCGAAGAAGAGCGTGGAGCGCAGCCCGGCGGTCGCTGGAGGCGGCGGCGAGACGCGAGCGCTCCAGCGTTCCCTGGCGAAGGTGGTGGGAGAGGTGTTCGGCGTCCCGGAGGTCCCCCCGGAGCGGAACTTCTTCGAGCTCGGTGCCAACTCCGTCCACCTGGTCAAGCTTCACCTCCGACTCAAGGAGGAACTGGGCGTCCTGGTCCCCGTCGTGGATCTGTTCGGGCACCCGACCGTTCGGGCGCTCCTGGAGTATCTCGGCGCCACCGGAGCGGAGCTGAAGCCCGAGGCGAGCAGCGAGCCCGAGGTGGAGGCGCCGCCGAAGCAGGAGGGTCAGGACATCGCCATCATCGGGATGGCCGGCCGCTTCCCCGGGGCCGCGAACCTCGAGCAGTTCTGGCGGAATCTGGTGGAGGGAGTCGAGTCGATCAGCACCTTCACCGATGACGAACTGCTGGCCGCTGGCGTGAGCGCGGCCGCGTTCCAGGATCCCCGCTACGTTCGCGCGTCGGCGGTGGTGGATGGCTTCGACCAGTTCGACGCCGACTTCTTCTCGTTCACGCATCGCGAGGCGCGCTCGCTGGATCCCCAGCAGCGCGTATTCCTGGAGTGTGCCTGGGAGGCGCTCGAGCACGCGGGCTATCCGCCCAATGGCTGCGAAGCCGTGGTCGGCGTCTACGCGGGCAAGAGCGTGAGCCACTACCGCTATCCCTACCCGGATCTGACGCGGCCGATCAGCTTCTTCCAGGACCTGGTCACCCAGGACAAGGACTTCCTGGCCACTCAGGTCTCCTACAAGCTGGATCTGCGTGGGCCGAGCGTCAATCTCCAGACGGCCTGCTCGACGTCGCTCGTCTCCATCTCGGCCGCCTGCGATGCGCTGCTCAATGGGAGCTGCGACATGGCGCTCGCGGGTGGAGTGGCGCTCAAGGTTCCCCATCGAGTGGGGTATCTCTTCGAGGAGGGCAGTGTCTTCTCCGGAGACGGCCACTGCCGGCCCTTCGACTCGAGGACCAGCGGCACGGTTCCCGGGAGCGGGGCGGGAGTCGTGGTCCTCAAGCGCTTGAGTCAGGCTCGCGCGGATGGTGATCGGATCCTCGCGGTCATCAAGGGGAGCGCGGTCAACAACGACGGGCATCGCAAGGTCGGGTTCATGGCACCGGGCCTCCGGGGCCAGGTGGACGTGGTCCGGGGGGCGCTCCAGCGGGCGGGAGTCGACCCACGGACGGTCTCGTACATCGAGGCGCACGGAACGGGGACCGCGCTCGGCGATCCCATCGAAGTGGCCGCGCTGACCCAGGTGTTCGGAGCGGAGGGGACGCCCCGGTCGTGCGGGCTCGGTTCGGTGAAGAGCAACATTGGCCACCTCGACAGCGCCGCGGGGATCGCGGGGCTCATCAAGGTCGTGCTGGCGCTCCAGCACCGCACGCTGCCGCCCTCGCTCCACTTCGAGCAGCCGAACCCGCGGATCGACTTTCAGCGGAGCCCCTTCTACGTGGTCAACGAGGCCACGCCCTGGGTGGTGGAGAACGGCCCTCGCCGCGCGGGGGTCAGCTCCTTCGGGATTGGCGGCACCAACGCCCACGTCGTGCTGGAGGAGGCGCCCCCATCGTTGGTGGAGGCCGGAGAACCACGGGTGGACCGCTCCCGGCATGTCCTGGCGCTCTCGGCGCGGAGCGAGGCGGCGCTGTTGCAGCTCGCGGGGCACTACCGGGCGCTGCTCGAGGGCTCCGAGGTGTCACTCGCGGACGTGTGCTTCTCGGCGAACACCGGCCGCACCGCCTTCGAGCATCGGCTCTCCGTGGTGGGGTCGGATCGCCGCCGTGTGGCCGAACTCCTGGGCGCGGCGGAGCGCAAGGAGGCGCACCCGGGGCTGGTGCAGGGGACGATCGATCCGAAGCAGTCGGCGAAGGTCGCGTTCCTGTTCTCGGGGCAGGGCTCGCAGTACGTCGGGGCCGCGCGCGAACTCTACCAGGTGCATCCCGGCTTCCGCCGGCGCATCGATGCGTTCGATGAGCTGCTCCGGGCGTATTGGGATCGCTCCCTGCTCTCCGTGCTCTATGCGGAGCCGGGGCAGGCCTCGCCCATCGATCAGCTCGACTACGCCCAGCCGGTGATCTTCGTCCTCGAGTACGCGCTGGCCGAGCTGTGGATGTCCTGGGGCATCCAGCCGGATGTCCTGCTCGGCCACAGCACCGGTGAGCTGGCGGCGGCCTGCATCGCGGGGGTGTTCAGCGTCGAAGACGGGCTGAAGCTGGCGGTCCATCGCGGCCGTCTCATCAACAAGCTCCCCGCGGGCGGCAACATCGCGGTCTCCGCGGGCGAGGCGGAGATGCGCGAGCTCCTGTCCCGTGGCGGTTGGACGAGCTCCATCGCGGCACTCAACAGCCCCGACAACGTGGTCATCTCCGGTGTTCCTGGTGAGATCGACGCACTGGCCCATGAGCTGGAGGAGCGGGGCTTCAAGGTGAAGCGCCTGAACATCCCGCGCGCCGCCCACTCGGCCATGGCGGAGGCGATCCTGCCGGAGTTCAGGGCCGTCGCCTCCACGATCCGCTACTCGCGCCCCTCCATTCCGATGATCTCGGGAATGACCGGCGAGTCCATCACGGAGGGCATCACCGATCCGGAGTACTGGTGCAGCCAGATCCGGAATCCCGTGCGCTTCGCGGATGGGGTGGCCTCTCTGCACCGGGATGGAATCCGGGTGTTCGTCGAGATCGGCCCGAAGGCGACCCTGCTCGGAATGGCGGCGCGGTGCCTGCCGGAGGGAGAGGGCACATGGCTGCCCAGCCTGCGACAGGATGATGGGGGCTGGCAGCAGATGCTCGAGAGCCTCTCGGGGCTGTTCGTCCGAGGCGCCCGGGTCGACTGGGCGGCCTTCGATGCCAGCTACTCGCGGCGCAAGGTGGCGATTCCGACCTATCCCTTCCAACGTCAGCGGTTCTGGGAGGAGGGGGCCGGGCTGCAGCGCCCCAACGGCAGGAGCATGTCCCAGGCGGAGCACCCGCTGCTCGGAAACAGGGTGCCGCTCGCGGTCCTCGAAGCCGGCGAGCTGTTGTTCGAGACGACGCTCGGGCCCTCGGCGCCGGGCTTCCTCGGGCAGCATCGCGTCTTTGGCACTCCCACCCTCCCGGCCACCGCCTACGTCGAGATGGCACTGGCCGCGGGAGCGAGTCTGCTCGGGACGCGAGAGCTGGGTTTGACGGGCTTGTCCATCCTCGGTGCGATGACCTTTCCGCGTGACTCCGAGCGGAGGGTCCAGTGCGCGGTGAAGCGCACGGAGAACGGCCGGGCCGAGGTCCGGATCTTCAGCCGTGCCGTGGATGGCACGGAAGAGGGTTGGAGCCTGCACGCCACGGGGATCCTGTCGGTCTCGCGCGAGGACGAGACGCCCGCCGCCGAGCAGTCGTTCGAGGGAGTGCTCGCGGAGCTGCGGGCCGCGCCCCTGGTCGAGAACTACTACCAGAGGGCCCAGGACTTCGGCGTCGACTTTGGTCCGGAGTTCCGGGGCCTCACGGAGCTGCGTCAGGCCGGGGAGCAGCTCCTGGGTCGCATCGAGAAGCCCGCGGAGCTGGGGAGCAGCGGCGCCTGGTTCGCGCATCCCGCCCTGCTGGATGCCTGTCTCCAGGTGGTGGGCGGCGCCTACCCGGACTCCGACGGCTCCGAGCTCTACGTGCCCATGAACATCGAGAGCCTCGTGCTCTCGGGAGGGCTCGAGGACGGAGTGTGGAGCCACGCAGTGGTGCGGCCGCTCGACGAGGCCCGGAAGCGCCTGCGCGCCGACGTTCATCTCTTCGGTGGCGATGGGCGGTTGCGGGCGCGGGTGCGGGGACTCGAGCTCCAGCGCACGAGCCGGGAAGCGCTGAGCGCGGCGGTCGCGACTTCGCTGGATGACTGGCTCTATGAGCGCCGGTGGGAGCCGCTCGCCCTGGAGGGCACCGCCCCCACCTCGCCGGTCGGTGGCAGTGGGCCCTGTCTGATCCTCGCGGATCGCGCGGGGCTCGGGCGCCAGCTCGCGCGAGAGCTCGAGCGGGACGGACGGACCTGTTTCCTCGTGTTCCAGGGCCCGGTGGCTCGCCGGATCGACGAGACGAGCTTCGAGGTGCCGGGAGAGCCTGCGGCGCTCGCCGAGGCGTTGCGTGCGTTGGACCTTCCGGGCTCGCTCTCGGATGCCATCCTGCTGTGGGGGCTCGACGGTCCCGATGCGGAGCGCCTGGAGGAGGAGAATCTGGGCCAGGCCGCGCTGCTGGGGTGTGGCGGCGGCCTGGGGCTCCTGCAGTACTTGATCGGACGTGGTTACTCGAATGCGGTGTGGCTGGTCTCCCGCGGCGCGCAGCCCGTGGCGACGGGGCAGCCGCTCCCGGGGATTGCCCAGTCGCTGCTCTGGGGGATGACGCGGCCCCTCGCCATCGAGGCCTCCGAGCTGGACTGCCGCTGTGTCGATCTCGATCCGCGGGGAGAGGCGAAGACCCAGGTCGACGCGCTCGTGCAGGAGATTCGCCGCCGCTCCAAGGTGGCCGACAACCAGGTGGCCTGGCGTGACGGACGCTACGTCGCCCGGCTGCGCAGGGCCGAGGCGCGCACGCTGGTGGCCTCGCCCGTGGCGCGGACGGAGCTCTTCCGTCCTGATCGGAGCTACCTCGTGGCCGGAGGGCTCGGACGGCTGGGACTGCTGACGGCGGAGCTCCTGGTGCACCGGGGTGCGCGCAACCTCGTCCTGACCGGACGTGGCCCCGTGGGACCGGACGCGGCCGAGCGGCTGGCGCGCTTGCGCGAGCTGGGCGCCCGCGTCGAGTACCGACAGACGGACATCGCGGATTACGGCCAGCTCGCGGAGCTCCTCCGGGAGATCGCGCGGGAGATCGCGCCGCTGGGAGGCGTATTCCACTCGGCTGGCGTTCTCGACGACGGCGTGCTGCGGCAGCAGAGCTGGGAGCGGTTCGAGAAGGTGCTGCGGCCCAAGATGAGGGGTGCCTGGAACCTGCACCTGCTGACGGCGGGGCTCGCCCTCGAGCACTTCGTGCTGTTCTCGTCGGTGGCCTCGCTGGTCGGCTCCGCGGGCCAGGCGAACCACTGCGCGGCGGCGGCCTTCGAGGATGCACTGGCGCACCACCGCCGGGCCCTGGGGCTGCCCGGCTTGAGCATCAACTGGGGCGTGTGGGCGGGAGACGCGGGGGCCCGGGTCGATGTCAGCGAGCAGGCTCGCACCCCGGGGTTCGGGGTCATCCCGAAGCAGCAGGGGGTTCGCGCGCTCGAGGTCCTGCTCACGGCCCGGGTCGCGCAGGCCGGGGTCGCCGCGATCGACTGGGCGGTGTTCGGGAGTGGCCGGCCCGCGCCGTACGACGCGGAGCTGCGGCAGAAGGCCGGCGGACGGACGGTGGCCCGCGCGACGTTCCTGGAGAAGCTCGCGGAGGCGCCGGTCGCTCATCGCCGGAAGCTGCTGATGGACTACCTGCGCGAGCAGGTGGCCTGGATGCGGGGCCTGGGCTCCAGCGAGACGATCGACCCGGAGCAGGGCTTCCACGAGATGGGGATCGATTCCCTGGCGGCGCTGCAGCTCAAGAACCGGCTGCAGACCGGGCTTGGCCTCTCGCTGCCCGCCACGCTCGTCTTCAACTACCCCACGACCGAGAAGCTCGCGGAGCAGCTCGTGAACACGTTCATCCCCCTGGAGTTCGCACGGGAAGAAGCCCCCGGACCGATGGAGGATGTCCCGGCCGAACAAGCCCTCCAAGGCCTGAGCGAAGCCAACCTCGCCCACATGCT